The nucleotide sequence TTCAAGAAACCATCCACACAATATAGATATGCTCATATCTAATGATTTGAAGAGGATCAAAAGAAAGAGGAAGTTACACAAGAATCAGTTTCAATGATGCTCTCAacagaaaatataaaaaaggaaGTTACACAACTAATAAAAAGAATTCCTATAAACGCATTAAATATTATGTAGTATACCCACCTCATATGTGACTGCCCATTTTCCACTCCTGAGTGGTCTATGCAAGACGTTTAGATTACCCATATAAAGAGATGAATTAGAAGCATCTGTTTCGATCATTCTCAGTATTACATCCACCCTAACAAATGTATCAtcatcacatttcataatatATGCTGCAGTCAAATTGTGAACCTACAGGATAAAGATGGCCAAGTTAATACATGTGATGAACTGTGTTCTATAAGCAAACTGCATAAATCAGGATGCCAAGAAATATCATGATAAACTTACCCCAAACTCACAAATTGCAATCGTTTTAAGAACCACTAAATCATAATGATCCATGAATGGCAAAATCACAATATCTTTAAAATACTCCGCCTCTCTCTTCAATGCTGCATTTAGCTCCTTCTTTGGACTCTGAAAATGCAATTTTTCGTGTTGCTATAAATCAGTGGCTGGACTAATAATTTCAACAGAAATGTCATATTACGTCAACCATTCACTTAATTTCTTATATCTTCACTAAGCGAGGAAACTTTACCGAGTGTGTTGCTATAAACTAATTTGCATATGACTAGTACTGTTATACAAAAaatttctttgtttcttcagattaaaATTTTGTTATAGTAAGTTTACAAATGAAATAGCAGTTCAGTCATAATTCTTGCAAATTAGCACAAAGATCCAGCATCGGAGGCTTAGAAACTGATGCAGGCTTCTAGTTTACTAAATATCATTATGAAATCAGGCGTGGTTGCTTGTACAGAGTTGGCGCACTAAAGAATGGTGGTGCCATACCAATTTcatgaaaaaataaagaaaacttcaTGTTGTAGATGACAAAGTCTACAAGCACTGAACACTTGCATTCATCATCTTAACTGTCTCGTTTTGTGATTGAAGTGTCGCTAGAACAACGATAAGTCTGGTTCATCACTTGGAGCTCAGAATGCATGGACTTAATAGCAGCAAAGATACCCAGTTAACCCACTAAATCATATCCATGTAGCACAATGTTATTTGGTACTAATCCCAATTGTAGTTAAATATTCCCTAATAGAACATACATAGAATGCTTGTGCTTTATATCTAACATCTACATTTTATTTAGATTGGAATACATGAAAAAGTCCATGAATTTTTTCATCTTGCAGTTGGTGCTCATCAGGATCCAAGTTTATACATGATTCTCTAAACAAAGACTTCTAGACTTTTGTGACTAttgttttgatttagcataaaaaTTTGTATAATATGTTTGTTTGCAAATGAAAGAAGTAagcaaaatatgaaaaaaatcaaacaaacaaAAATTACCAGTGCAACAAAGaaatgggctattgcacttgacgAGTGCAGTGCAGGATACTGCATCCACGTTTTCCGAACAGCCATGCGCTCAGCAAAATGACCTGTAGCTGATATAATACCAACAAAAAGTTGAACAGGATTTTGTGGCAGAGGAGGGGATTTCCATCTTTCTGACATCTCCAGTACATGTTGAGCTGAGAAACTGGGGTGagaagttggaagagaagtagcatATACTGAGTGTATGTCCACATCTCCCTTAATTGTTAAACCTGTTGCATCTTCAAGGGTAAATCCCTGCAAAGGACATTCACAAATATCAGTGAATATAAACAGGCTTCAAGTCTCAAAAGTTGAATGCATATAGCATCTGGTCCTAGCCAGGACCAGAAAACAAAACAATTTAAATGATCAATTCCTTCAAATTGCTTGTCAAAATGCCACAAATGTGGGTTATCAactttaaatataaaaaagaaagatGCAAACTACACACCATTCGATATGGGAAAGAAGATACATGCCGCCCCCCTACATAAATGTGATATCCTTCGACACCGGCCTGAATTGTCAGAACAAACAGCTTGCCTTCAGCAAATGGAAAAGGCCATGTCATTTCTGGCTTCTTTGCACGACCAACGAATCGCTTCAACCATGAAGTGGTCTTTGTCTCCTTTGAATCAACAGAATCAACATGCTCCCACTTCTCACATTTGATAAAACCATCAACTACAAAAGAATAAGTCAACAGTGTAGACTTAGCAGAAACATGTTACCCTGAAATTAAAAGAAACATATCCAACGATAACAGTTCAATCTGGATGCAATGcaatggaaatatatatataataaaatggaAAACAAAGAGGGACTAGAAACGATGGACATCAAGAAATTTTTGGAATGGACTAGAAATAACAACAAGAGCTGTTCCTGAAGGTAATAAAACAAAGAATTTGAACAGATTATGATGGCTTTTGTGTACATTTCACTTGAAGTAAATGCAGAATCTTAAATTTGCATGAGGCTTAGTCTAAAACAATTACGTCAAATTATAATGTAAAAAATCATTCTCAGTTGCACTATTCATAGTTGCCTAAAGATTCCACATAAAAATTCATACTTCTGTTTAATAATGTAAGAATTGCAGATAAAGCAACAACGTTTCCAGGTTATTCACAAAAGAATCCCATGACCACTTATTCTACAAAGCAAATCAACACCAGACACCATAAAAAAGCAAACAAAAGCTATTGCAGTTTGGCCACCAGGTCAATTTGTCATTTTTACTTGGGTAAAAACTTAGTGATCAAGTTCACATTAAATATTATTAGTTTTCAAACTATCTAGATGATGCAATTTTCAAATGTCAAAATCACATGAACTGGACACAGAAATATAGTTTTGCAGCAAGTGTTTCTAACAAAATAACCTGTACTACCAAAATAACAAAGCATTAAAGAACAATGAAACAAGGGATTGGAATTAAAATTTTACCTGTTTCTTCATCCTCCTTAGAAGGCACCCCATCGCAGCGTAGAGCCTTGCTCCACTGCATCCGGTAGCACGTATTGTGCTCGATGATGGGAACCTGGCTCCAGTCTCCCTTCAGCCTCGGATTCAAGTGCAGAATCTTGGGCGGGTCTTCACTGTCCGCCGACTTAAGCCCCTGCAGCTCCAACACGAACTGTGACACCATCACAGTATCATTCCCCTGCCTCAACCTCGCAAGCTGAGGCACATACTCCTGATGGGCATCTTGCGGTGTGCCGACCACCGTGATCGATGACCCTACGGCCAATCCACAGGGAAGAAACATCGCTCGCTCACTTTCTGCCACCGTCTCAGGCCCGGTGATCGACGAGGGGCAAGACTCGGGCTTAATCTGGACCACTGTGGCAGGGATCATTTCGGCCCCGGAACGGTAGTTCTCCAGCTCCTCCCAAGCCTTGAGGCCCAGCGCCCACGCCTCCTGCGCCATTCCCTCCAACACTGAGAAATTGCCCCTCCGTTGCCGGCCCCCGCCCCGCAGGTACCGCTTCATTATCTCGCCGGTGATCCGGCCGTAGCCCTCGTCAAAGGAACCAGACTGCCGGGCGCGGAGTACGAGTAGGTCCTTGCCGTGGGGCACCCGGGGAGCGTCCAGGGTCCGCCCATCCTCCAGCTTCCGTTGGTGGGCGCCGCCATGGTAGGCCGACCCAAACAAGCTCCGCCCGACGTCAGCGACGCCATCGAGCGGCCGGTCGAGTGCCCCGGAGACGCTGCCGTCGTCGCTGACGACGTATGGAACCTCCAGGAAGTGGCGGAACTTTAAGGCGATGAAGAAAAGGTAGAGTGCGGCGGCGACGAGAAGAAGGTGGGAGAGTCTCCAGCGCCGGCCGTGAAGTGACTCCACGCTCTTGCTCCGCTTCATCACCGGTGCCAGTCCCTGGGAATCGACGGAGGGGTAAGATCAAGACCGTTAGAGTTTTGCCTCCGGGGATCCCATAGGAGGGGCTTCGAGGAATGAGTAGGTATTCGATCGAAGTGGAGGGAGAAGAGGAAAGGAGTTAAAAAAGGGTGACCAAACCCTAAGGATTTAACGGAGGAAGACGGGATTAGGCAGTTATTTATCCATTAAGGTCGTAATTAAAGCAGGGGTTTTAAACATTAAAAGTTAAGTGGGCTGTGAAGAACGTCTAGTTTTTTTCTTTCACCCGCTTATGACACACTCATGTCACCTACCCGCCTTTGGCAGCTGAGTCCCACATCTACCTTCAATCATAAGACCGGCAAACAAAGGTCCTAAGCGCTTAACAAAAGTATGGCTGGAACATAAAGTAAGGAGAGGTTATCTATCTTTCCTTTAATATTATTCCCTCTCTCTTTAGTGCCAACGAATAATAATCGAGCGAAATGAGAATGAAACGGCGCCGTAACAAACGGGCATAAGTTGCTGTTTAATAGGAAATAAACGTGGGATTATGTTTGTTGCTTAGTAACAGATCGACGAAGTTTCTGTACTCCGCCAACGTGCCGTGAGTTGGCCGATAGGGTCCGGCTTACCTAATCTACTTGATGATGTGGCACGATGCGATTGGCTGGCTGGCTGGGTGCGCGCCGATGATTGGCCGTGAGGCAAAACCGGCGCTACGGGTGTATGCGATGACGGCAGGTTTGGGTCCCACTCTCACAGACCAATTCGACCGAGTCACGTCATTGGACAAGCTTTTCCGAATGATGTTTTGCGGCTTGCCGAGGCAAAGATGCAATCGTTGACGGACACGTTGTTTTAATGGCCCCCTGCATAAATACGTTTAATAAAAGGTTTTGTGCGCGTGTGTGTGTGTTAAATTAATATTCCGAACGGTTGATACAACAAATGGTAATTAGGCAGTCACCTTCCTTCGTCGCGATTGGAGCGTCTCTGGGACCCACTTGGAGCTCGAGAGGCTGACTCCTTCCTGAAGAAGGTAAGGGCGGCAAGTCGGTCACGCGCGTGTACAAAAGTCTTATcgcttttctttttgtttgtgcATTTTTTTCGTCACCCAACGCGTACCGGAGTTATTCGACACGGGCCCCAGCGAGTCTCCAAATACCGTATTGGTGATGCCGCTGGTTGTTTAGAGACGGGTGGCCAAAATGCACCGTCTTTTTCGAGAATTAACAAGACCACAAAGTGCACCCTTTCCTTTCGTTGGGTGCGGTACAGCGCGGAGACCACGAGAGGGCGTGGATCACGTGCGCACACCACCGGGGAATGGGACAGGACAAGTCAGCGGGGAAACTGTTTCTTGATTTCAGCTCAATCTTTGTGACACATGCGGAACCGTTTGGTTGGTCTCCACTTGTGTTTCGAGCCTATGAAATGCCAGTATTATGAGAGTGAGTTTTGTTTACTCATTCTTGCATTTATATTGTATCTATACAATCGTAAAACTTTGTTTATTAAATTGAATTATTGAATAAAAATAGGCAACAAGAATTAGAGTGTATTCACAGACTGATGGTTGAAAGTTAAATGTCCAAAGTGAAACGAATGGGATTTAGATGATACTTCTGTACTTCAGGTTCACAACAAAGAGGAATAGAACGTCTGACTGAATTGAAccgcgagaagaagaagaagaagaagaagaagaagaagaaggcttcaCATATTGCACGACAAAGAGTGGGATTGACAGAGAGGCTTGACAAAGTCGCTTCTCTCATAGGGCGCCCAGGTTCTTGAGGCCTAACACGACGCCGACGCCGATGATGTGGCCGACGACGCCGCAAGCCAAGGTGTCCGCCAAGGTGAATCCGGCGGGGTCGCCGGTCTGCAGCCCGGAGTCGCGGACCTCCAGCTTCAGCCCCGCCGTGGCCTTCCTATTCGCCGACGGTGCCAGCCCGAACCTCCCGGCGAACAACATCAAGCTCGTGCTCGTCACCATTATCTGCCAAACACAAAC is from Musa acuminata AAA Group cultivar baxijiao chromosome BXJ1-6, Cavendish_Baxijiao_AAA, whole genome shotgun sequence and encodes:
- the LOC135677123 gene encoding hydroxyproline O-galactosyltransferase GALT2-like, with translation MKRSKSVESLHGRRWRLSHLLLVAAALYLFFIALKFRHFLEVPYVVSDDGSVSGALDRPLDGVADVGRSLFGSAYHGGAHQRKLEDGRTLDAPRVPHGKDLLVLRARQSGSFDEGYGRITGEIMKRYLRGGGRQRRGNFSVLEGMAQEAWALGLKAWEELENYRSGAEMIPATVVQIKPESCPSSITGPETVAESERAMFLPCGLAVGSSITVVGTPQDAHQEYVPQLARLRQGNDTVMVSQFVLELQGLKSADSEDPPKILHLNPRLKGDWSQVPIIEHNTCYRMQWSKALRCDGVPSKEDEETVDGFIKCEKWEHVDSVDSKETKTTSWLKRFVGRAKKPEMTWPFPFAEGKLFVLTIQAGVEGYHIYVGGRHVSSFPYRMGFTLEDATGLTIKGDVDIHSVYATSLPTSHPSFSAQHVLEMSERWKSPPLPQNPVQLFVGIISATGHFAERMAVRKTWMQYPALHSSSAIAHFFVALSPKKELNAALKREAEYFKDIVILPFMDHYDLVVLKTIAICEFGVHNLTAAYIMKCDDDTFVRVDVILRMIETDASNSSLYMGNLNVLHRPLRSGKWAVTYEEWPEEIYPPYADGPGYIISKDIARYVVSQHANHSLRLFKMEDVSMGMWVEEFNTTTTTTIQYSHSWKFCQSGCMENYFTAHYQSPRQMICLWEKLSHGRAQCCNFR
- the LOC135677125 gene encoding photosystem I reaction center subunit psaK, chloroplastic-like, producing the protein MASKLAFPAAAMTALPQFSGLKVQPSMVMLPQLKQRGRGALGARCDFIGSPTNIIMVTSTSLMLFAGRFGLAPSANRKATAGLKLEVRDSGLQTGDPAGFTLADTLACGVVGHIIGVGVVLGLKNLGAL